DNA sequence from the Gammaproteobacteria bacterium genome:
GAAGAGGTCGCGCTGTGTATCGAAGTCGCGGCATACAGGCGGGATGACCATCAGGCCGCGCAACCGCAGCCGCGGCAGGCGGGATAGCTCCTGCGCGAGGGCGGGAACCTCCGCCGACGGCGCACCGGATTTACTGAGCTCTCCGCCGATATTGACCTCGATGCAGATGTTTAGCGGAGGCAGATGCTCTGGCCTCTGCGCGCTGAGGCGCTGTGCGATCTTGAGCCGGTCCACGCTGTGGACCCAGGCGAAGCGCTCGGCGATTCCGCGGGTTTTGTTCGACTGGACGGGCCCGATGAAATGCCATTCTATGGGCTGGTCGGCGAGGGCATCCATTTTAGTGGCGGCCTCCTGCAGGTAGCTCTCTCCAATCAGCCGCTGACCGGCACCGACGACGGCTCGAATGTCTTCCGCGGCGCGCGTCTTGGTGACCGCCAGCAGGCTGACCGAACCGGGCGGCCGGTCATAGCGCCGTTCCGCGGCGGCGATGCGTGCTCGCATGGCGTTCACTGTCCGGGCATAATCGTTCATCGGTCAGTTTCGCGCGGGTGAGTTCATCCTGTGCAGGTATCCATCCGGCGTATGGTCACGCTCAAGATGTATGGACGGATGCCGCTAAATGTCAGCGTAATCATATCAGGTCGAGGCTGAGGTAGTGCAGGCCAGTGTGCCACAAAGAACGGGAGAAAACGTAGATGGATATCGCCGAACTGCTGGCGTTCAGCGCCA
Encoded proteins:
- a CDS encoding YggS family pyridoxal phosphate-dependent enzyme, with the translated sequence MNDYARTVNAMRARIAAAERRYDRPPGSVSLLAVTKTRAAEDIRAVVGAGQRLIGESYLQEAATKMDALADQPIEWHFIGPVQSNKTRGIAERFAWVHSVDRLKIAQRLSAQRPEHLPPLNICIEVNIGGELSKSGAPSAEVPALAQELSRLPRLRLRGLMVIPPVCRDFDTQRDLFHQARELQDALNRSAHALDTLSMGMTDDLEAAIAEGSTIVRIGSGIFGHRAG